Proteins encoded by one window of Candidatus Obscuribacter sp.:
- a CDS encoding tetratricopeptide repeat protein yields MSASQKLSKGDKRGAIADYSELIKIEPGNGLFYASRAFLFAELDEEQKAIEDCKSALACPNLTAAIYFRVAKTKALLGDSEGAIEDFSHTIALNPKFFQVYSFRAIEFERLDRYQSALDDFNTELSKHPDDAWSFSERAKLHVRMRNSEGARSDFARVIKLDPQLGYRARGFIRAELRDERGAIADFTEAIKYSPKNAELYRKRGTAKFTSGDTKGAIADFDMALAIEPNHAGALARRADAKVRLNDREGALKDFDGAIKLDPKNAITYVGRAIARAEFEDRAGAMADFEQSLKIYENSSVYVCRADYKSKWGDTSGAISDYTVALKYRPKDASTYKARGELRLRTGDLAGAQSDFVQAAKFTIHDKVRLPVVF; encoded by the coding sequence ATGAGCGCTTCACAGAAACTTTCTAAAGGTGATAAACGTGGTGCCATTGCTGACTATTCTGAGTTGATCAAGATTGAGCCAGGCAATGGACTGTTTTATGCCAGTAGAGCCTTTTTGTTTGCCGAATTGGATGAGGAGCAAAAAGCAATTGAAGATTGTAAGTCAGCTCTTGCCTGTCCCAATTTAACTGCTGCCATTTACTTTAGAGTGGCTAAGACAAAGGCTCTTCTTGGTGACAGTGAGGGAGCTATCGAAGATTTTAGCCATACAATCGCGCTCAATCCAAAGTTCTTCCAGGTTTATTCTTTCCGTGCCATAGAGTTTGAGCGTCTAGACCGATATCAGTCCGCTCTCGATGACTTCAATACCGAGTTGAGTAAACACCCTGACGATGCCTGGTCATTTAGCGAACGTGCAAAACTCCATGTGCGAATGCGAAACTCAGAAGGGGCTAGATCTGATTTTGCCAGGGTCATTAAACTTGATCCTCAGTTGGGGTACCGTGCTAGAGGCTTTATAAGAGCCGAACTCAGAGATGAGCGAGGCGCTATTGCGGACTTTACTGAGGCTATTAAGTACAGTCCTAAAAATGCTGAGCTTTACCGTAAACGTGGGACTGCAAAATTTACTTCTGGAGATACAAAAGGGGCCATCGCTGATTTTGATATGGCTTTAGCTATTGAGCCAAATCATGCAGGAGCGCTGGCCCGACGTGCTGACGCTAAAGTACGGCTTAACGACAGAGAGGGCGCGCTTAAAGACTTTGATGGTGCCATCAAGCTTGATCCCAAAAATGCCATAACCTATGTTGGTAGAGCTATTGCTCGTGCTGAATTCGAAGACAGGGCTGGAGCCATGGCTGACTTTGAGCAGTCGCTAAAGATCTATGAAAACTCGTCTGTGTACGTATGCCGCGCTGACTATAAGAGTAAGTGGGGTGACACTAGTGGTGCAATCAGTGATTACACGGTGGCCCTTAAATACAGACCTAAAGACGCAAGTACCTACAAGGCTCGTGGCGAGTTAAGGCTGCGCACTGGGGATCTGGCCGGGGCTCAGTCTGATTTTGTGCAAGCTGCTAAGTTTACTATTCACGACAAGGTCCGGTTGCCTGTAGTGTTTTGA
- a CDS encoding excisionase family DNA-binding protein has translation MVLEPISAKDEEAAVEAFGRALRVVRPHAKLIAPDGREIPIPTAIYKVLEQVIPLLISDNAVSIVPVGTLLTTQQSADLLNVSRPHLVKLLEQGSIRFERSNEPGSHRKIRFVDLMEYKHKIDMERREHLCKLTQMSQEAGSYEE, from the coding sequence ATGGTGCTTGAACCAATCTCAGCCAAAGATGAAGAGGCCGCAGTTGAGGCTTTTGGCAGAGCCCTTCGTGTGGTCCGTCCTCACGCTAAGTTGATTGCCCCAGACGGAAGAGAGATTCCAATTCCAACAGCTATCTACAAGGTTTTGGAGCAAGTTATTCCACTCTTGATTTCTGACAATGCTGTAAGCATAGTGCCTGTAGGCACTCTGCTTACGACTCAGCAGTCCGCCGACTTGCTCAATGTGTCGCGACCGCATTTGGTCAAGCTACTCGAGCAGGGTTCGATACGTTTTGAGCGCTCGAATGAGCCTGGAAGCCACCGGAAAATCAGATTTGTAGATCTAATGGAATACAAGCATAAGATTGACATGGAAAGGCGGGAGCACCTTTGTAAGTTGACTCAGATGAGCCAGGAAGCTGGTTCCTACGAGGAATAG
- a CDS encoding PIN domain-containing protein: MATFPIVIDACVLFNAPVRDTLLRAAEHGFCRVHWSKQILDETTNNLIEHAKMGKEKAQYLVAEISKAFPDALVVVPEEQIQAMRNDPKDRHVAACAVCAPAQVIVTFNLNDFMSETLVDWNIEAQHPDQQLCHLFDLSPDTLVTILIEQAGDLRDMTLDKLLRILGKHVPLFVERVEKHIKS; the protein is encoded by the coding sequence ATGGCAACGTTTCCAATCGTCATCGACGCCTGTGTGTTATTCAATGCCCCGGTAAGAGACACATTGCTTCGGGCTGCCGAACATGGTTTCTGTCGAGTTCATTGGTCTAAGCAAATTCTCGATGAGACAACAAACAATCTTATAGAGCACGCGAAAATGGGGAAAGAGAAAGCTCAGTATTTGGTGGCGGAAATCTCAAAAGCATTTCCTGATGCTCTGGTAGTTGTGCCTGAAGAGCAGATTCAGGCGATGCGCAATGACCCAAAAGATAGGCATGTCGCTGCTTGCGCAGTCTGTGCACCAGCACAAGTTATTGTCACTTTCAATTTGAACGATTTCATGTCGGAGACTCTTGTCGACTGGAATATCGAGGCGCAGCACCCTGATCAACAACTTTGTCATTTGTTCGACCTGTCGCCGGATACGCTGGTTACCATTCTCATTGAACAAGCCGGGGATCTGCGCGATATGACGCTGGACAAACTACTCCGAATTTTAGGCAAGCACGTGCCGTTATTTGTTGAGCGGGTGGAAAAACACATCAAAAGCTAA
- a CDS encoding FAD-binding oxidoreductase: protein MITAPAVQAANKILPVKDLTDKFGFKGRVLTPDQPEFNEAAFGGLWNHLRPTRHPQILVQVTGDDDVIAAIKFAKANHIKVTVRGGGHNWCNPSLRNSGMLIDLTNLTKVISIDAENKKAIVEPIISNRDIQKALNAKGLSYPSGHCPEVKLSGYLLSGGMAWNQGEWGPGVGSVEAIELVTADGELIKASATQNQDYFWAARGSGCSFFGVVLRYHLKLYDLPKAITSSVYYYHHDDVVKVAEWLQTVAPQLSNKVELSLFVVKAPADLKEQAKNTGGVVAMVTGTMFANTADEGKAALALLDTCPVIGKCLKKSVNEPMTFEQLFDASGALWPAGLRSRVDAMFSDASPATIFSALKEHNEHFPSDTTVFMFAIFTGKNVPAPLLTDAAFSMSAKLYGGPWTMWQSAGDDAANSAWHDKCVKLLAPHVCGHYVSESNTVLHPEFARGAFKKANWDKLQRLKAKHDPQGLFFDFTGGLT from the coding sequence ATGATCACGGCTCCAGCGGTACAAGCTGCCAATAAGATATTGCCAGTCAAGGATCTCACCGACAAATTTGGATTTAAAGGTCGGGTATTGACTCCTGATCAGCCTGAGTTTAATGAGGCTGCTTTTGGTGGTCTCTGGAATCATCTGCGACCCACTCGCCATCCTCAAATACTCGTGCAAGTAACAGGTGATGACGATGTCATCGCTGCTATCAAGTTTGCTAAAGCCAATCATATCAAGGTTACTGTGCGTGGCGGTGGTCACAACTGGTGCAATCCATCTCTACGCAATAGTGGCATGCTTATAGACCTGACTAATTTGACCAAAGTAATCAGTATCGATGCTGAGAACAAAAAAGCTATTGTTGAACCAATCATCTCCAACCGTGACATCCAAAAAGCACTCAATGCCAAAGGCCTGTCATATCCCAGCGGACACTGTCCCGAAGTCAAGCTCTCCGGCTACTTGCTCAGTGGTGGCATGGCCTGGAATCAAGGTGAGTGGGGTCCTGGAGTTGGCAGTGTGGAGGCTATTGAGCTTGTCACCGCCGATGGTGAATTGATTAAGGCCAGTGCTACCCAAAATCAAGATTATTTTTGGGCTGCCCGTGGCTCTGGTTGTAGCTTCTTTGGTGTGGTCTTGCGTTATCATCTCAAGCTCTACGACTTGCCTAAGGCCATTACCAGTAGCGTCTATTACTATCATCATGATGATGTGGTCAAAGTGGCTGAGTGGTTGCAGACAGTCGCGCCACAACTCTCTAACAAAGTCGAATTGAGTTTATTTGTAGTCAAAGCCCCCGCTGATCTAAAAGAACAGGCAAAAAATACTGGTGGGGTAGTGGCTATGGTGACAGGCACTATGTTTGCCAATACTGCTGACGAGGGCAAGGCCGCTCTGGCTTTATTGGATACTTGCCCAGTTATCGGTAAGTGTCTTAAGAAGTCTGTTAACGAGCCTATGACTTTTGAGCAGCTCTTTGATGCCTCGGGTGCGCTCTGGCCAGCAGGCTTGCGCAGCCGTGTTGATGCTATGTTTAGTGACGCTAGTCCTGCCACTATATTTAGTGCTCTTAAAGAGCATAATGAGCATTTCCCGTCTGATACCACTGTGTTTATGTTTGCCATCTTTACTGGCAAAAACGTACCAGCACCACTGCTTACCGATGCTGCTTTTAGCATGAGTGCCAAACTTTATGGCGGTCCATGGACTATGTGGCAGTCTGCCGGCGATGACGCCGCTAACAGCGCCTGGCACGACAAGTGTGTCAAATTGCTTGCGCCGCATGTCTGTGGTCATTATGTATCGGAGTCCAATACTGTATTGCATCCAGAGTTTGCCCGAGGCGCCTTCAAAAAAGCTAATTGGGATAAACTGCAGCGCCTAAAAGCCAAGCACGACCCTCAGGGCTTATTCTTTGACTTTACTGGTGGTTTGACTTAA